In Escherichia ruysiae, a genomic segment contains:
- the mfd gene encoding transcription-repair coupling factor, with product MPEQYRYTLPVKAGEQRLLGELTGAACATLVAEIAERHAGPVVLIAPDMQNALRLHDEISQFTDQMVMNLADWETLPYDSFSPHQDIISSRLSTLYQLPTMQRGVLIVPVNTLMQRVCPHSFLHGHALVMKKGQRLSRDALRTQLDSAGYRHVDQVMEHGEYATRGALLDLFPMGSELPYRLDFFDDEIDSLRVFDVDSQRTLEEVEAINLLPAHEFPTDKAAIELFRSQWRDSFEVKRDPEHIYQQVSKGTLPAGIEYWQPLFFSEPLPPLFSYFPANTLLVNTGDLENSAERFQADTLARFENRGVDPMRPLLPPQSLWLRVDELFSELKNWPRVQLKNEHLPTKAANANLGFQKLPDLAVQAQQKAPLDALRKFLESFDGPVVFSVESEGRREALGELLARIKIAPQRIMRLDEASDRGRYLMIGAAEHGFVDTVRNLALICESDLLGERVARRRQDSRRAINPDTLIRNLAELHIGQPVVHLEHGVGRYAGMTTLEAGGITGEYLMLTYANDAKLYVPVSSLHLISRYAGGAEENAPLHKLGGDAWSRARQKAAEKVRDVAAELLDIYAQRAAKEGFAFKHDREQYQLFCDSFPFETTPDQAQAINAVLSDMCQPLAMDRLVCGDVGFGKTEVAMRAAFLAVENHKQVAVLVPTTLLAQQHYDNFRDRFANWPVRIEMISRFRSAKEQTQILTEVAEGKIDILIGTHKLLQSDVKFKDLGLLIVDEEHRFGVRHKERIKAMRANVDILTLTATPIPRTLNMAMSGMRDLSIIATPPARRLAVKTFVREYDSLVVREAVLREILRGGQVYYLYNDVENIQKAAERLAELVPEARIAIGHGQMRERELERVMNDFHHQRFNVLVCTTIIETGIDIPTANTIIIERADHFGLAQLHQLRGRVGRSHHQAYAWLLTPHPKAMTTDAQKRLEAIASLEDLGAGFALATHDLEIRGAGELLGEEQSGSMETIGFSLYMELLENAVDALKAGREPSLEDLTSQQTEVELRMPSLLPDDFIPDVNTRLSFYKRIASAKTESELEEIKVELIDRFGLLPDPARTLLDIARLRQQAQKLGIRKLEGNEKGGVIEFAEKNHVNPAWLIGLLQKQPQHYRLDGPTRLKFIQDLSERKTRIEWVRQFMRELEENAIA from the coding sequence ATGCCTGAACAATATCGTTATACGCTGCCCGTCAAAGCGGGTGAACAGCGTCTGCTGGGCGAGTTAACCGGCGCTGCCTGTGCGACGCTGGTAGCGGAAATTGCCGAACGTCACGCCGGACCGGTGGTGCTCATCGCACCAGATATGCAAAATGCTCTGCGTTTGCATGATGAAATCAGCCAGTTCACCGACCAGATGGTGATGAATCTGGCGGACTGGGAAACCCTCCCTTACGACAGTTTTTCGCCTCATCAGGATATTATCTCCTCGCGTCTTTCCACTCTTTACCAGTTACCAACAATGCAGCGTGGTGTACTGATTGTTCCGGTGAATACGCTTATGCAGCGCGTTTGCCCGCACAGTTTTCTCCACGGTCATGCGCTGGTGATGAAAAAAGGTCAGCGCCTGTCACGAGATGCATTGCGTACCCAACTGGACAGCGCCGGTTATCGCCATGTTGATCAGGTAATGGAGCACGGTGAATACGCCACGCGCGGTGCGTTGTTGGATCTCTTCCCGATGGGGAGTGAGTTGCCTTATCGTCTTGATTTCTTTGATGATGAAATCGACAGCCTGCGAGTATTTGATGTCGATAGCCAGCGCACGCTGGAGGAAGTTGAAGCCATCAACCTACTGCCCGCACACGAATTTCCGACCGATAAAGCGGCAATTGAACTGTTCCGCAGTCAGTGGCGTGATTCTTTCGAAGTAAAACGCGATCCAGAACATATTTATCAACAAGTGAGCAAAGGCACATTGCCTGCCGGGATCGAGTACTGGCAACCACTGTTCTTCAGCGAACCGTTGCCGCCACTGTTCAGTTATTTCCCTGCAAATACACTGCTGGTGAATACTGGCGATCTGGAAAACAGTGCCGAACGTTTCCAGGCTGACACGCTGGCGCGTTTTGAGAATCGCGGCGTCGATCCGATGCGTCCACTACTGCCGCCACAATCGCTCTGGCTGCGGGTCGATGAACTGTTCTCAGAGCTGAAAAACTGGCCGCGTGTACAGCTAAAAAATGAACATTTACCGACAAAAGCAGCGAATGCCAATTTAGGCTTTCAGAAACTGCCAGACCTTGCCGTTCAGGCGCAGCAAAAAGCCCCGCTGGATGCGCTGCGTAAATTTCTTGAATCTTTCGACGGCCCGGTGGTGTTTTCGGTAGAAAGTGAAGGTCGCCGTGAAGCACTCGGAGAACTACTCGCCCGTATTAAAATTGCTCCGCAACGCATTATGCGCCTCGATGAGGCCAGCGACCGTGGGCGTTATCTGATGATTGGCGCTGCCGAACATGGTTTTGTCGATACGGTGCGTAATCTGGCACTGATTTGCGAAAGCGATCTGCTCGGTGAACGCGTTGCCCGTCGTCGTCAGGATTCTCGCCGCGCCATCAACCCCGATACACTGATCCGCAACCTCGCGGAACTGCATATTGGTCAGCCGGTGGTGCATCTGGAGCACGGTGTCGGGCGCTATGCCGGAATGACCACGCTGGAAGCTGGCGGCATTACCGGCGAGTATCTGATGCTCACCTATGCCAACGACGCCAAACTGTATGTTCCGGTGTCGTCGCTGCATCTGATTAGCCGTTACGCGGGTGGCGCGGAAGAAAATGCCCCGCTGCATAAACTTGGCGGCGATGCGTGGTCACGCGCTCGGCAGAAAGCGGCAGAAAAAGTGCGTGATGTGGCGGCGGAATTGCTGGATATCTACGCTCAACGCGCCGCCAAAGAGGGTTTCGCGTTTAAACACGATCGTGAGCAATATCAATTGTTCTGCGACAGCTTCCCCTTCGAAACCACGCCGGATCAGGCGCAGGCCATTAATGCGGTGCTTAGCGACATGTGTCAGCCGCTGGCAATGGATCGTCTGGTGTGCGGCGATGTTGGCTTTGGTAAAACAGAAGTAGCGATGCGCGCCGCTTTCCTGGCGGTAGAGAACCACAAGCAGGTGGCGGTGCTGGTGCCAACAACTCTGCTCGCGCAGCAGCATTACGACAACTTCCGCGACCGTTTCGCCAACTGGCCGGTACGCATCGAAATGATCTCCCGTTTCCGCAGCGCCAAAGAGCAGACGCAAATCCTTACGGAAGTGGCGGAAGGGAAAATCGATATTCTGATCGGTACGCACAAACTGCTGCAAAGTGACGTCAAGTTTAAAGATTTAGGCCTGCTGATTGTCGATGAAGAACACCGCTTCGGGGTGCGTCATAAAGAGCGCATTAAAGCGATGCGCGCGAACGTGGATATTCTGACACTTACCGCAACGCCGATCCCACGAACGCTGAATATGGCGATGAGCGGAATGCGCGATCTGTCGATTATCGCCACGCCGCCCGCCCGTCGTCTGGCAGTTAAAACCTTTGTCCGTGAGTACGACAGTCTGGTGGTCAGAGAGGCTGTCCTGCGTGAAATTCTGCGCGGGGGACAGGTTTATTATCTCTACAATGATGTGGAAAACATCCAGAAAGCCGCCGAACGGCTGGCAGAACTGGTGCCAGAAGCGCGGATCGCCATCGGTCACGGGCAGATGCGTGAGCGCGAACTGGAACGGGTGATGAATGATTTCCATCATCAGCGTTTTAACGTGCTGGTTTGTACCACAATTATCGAAACCGGGATCGACATCCCTACCGCCAACACCATTATTATTGAACGCGCAGATCACTTCGGTCTGGCGCAACTACACCAGTTGCGCGGCCGCGTCGGACGTTCGCATCACCAGGCATATGCATGGCTGCTGACGCCGCACCCGAAAGCGATGACTACCGATGCGCAAAAACGTCTCGAAGCGATTGCTTCTCTGGAAGACCTTGGCGCGGGCTTTGCGCTGGCAACGCACGATCTGGAGATTCGCGGCGCCGGTGAACTGCTCGGCGAAGAACAAAGTGGCTCGATGGAAACTATCGGTTTCTCGCTTTATATGGAGTTGCTGGAAAATGCCGTCGATGCACTGAAAGCCGGACGCGAGCCGTCGCTCGAAGATCTCACCAGCCAGCAAACGGAAGTCGAACTGCGGATGCCGTCGCTGTTGCCGGATGACTTCATTCCTGATGTAAATACCCGTCTGTCGTTCTATAAACGTATTGCCAGCGCCAAAACGGAAAGCGAGCTGGAAGAGATCAAAGTCGAACTTATCGATCGCTTCGGCCTGCTGCCGGATCCGGCGCGAACCCTACTGGATATTGCCCGTCTGCGCCAGCAAGCGCAGAAGCTGGGGATCAGGAAGCTGGAAGGGAACGAGAAAGGCGGTGTGATCGAATTTGCTGAGAAGAATCACGTGAATCCTGCCTGGCTGATTGGTTTGCTGCAAAAACAGCCGCAGCATTACCGCCTTGATGGCCCGACGCGCCTGAAGTTTATTCAGGATTTGAGCGAGCGGAAAACGCGAATCGAATGGGTGCGCCAGTTTATGCGTGAACTGGAAGAGAACGCGATCGCTTAA
- a CDS encoding acyltransferase family protein, whose product MKQKELWINQIKGLCICLVVVYHSVITFYPHMTTFQHPLSEVLSKCWIYFNLYLAPFRMPVFFFISGYLIRRYIDSVPWGNCLDKRIWSIFWVLALWGIVQWLALSALNQWLAPERDYSNASNAAYADSTGEFLHGMITASTSLWYLYALIVYFVVCKIFNRQALPLFALFVLMSVAVNFVPTPWWGMNSVIRNLPYYSLGAWFGATLMTCVKEVPLRRHLLMSSLLAVLAVSAWLFNVSLLLSLVSIVVIMKLFYQYEQRFGMRSSSLLNVIGSNTIAIYTTHRILVEIFSLSLIPQMNAARWSPQLELTLLLVYPFVSLLICTVAGLLVRKISQRAFSDLLFSPPSLPATSYSR is encoded by the coding sequence ATGAAACAAAAAGAACTATGGATTAACCAGATCAAAGGGTTATGCATCTGTCTGGTGGTGGTTTATCACTCGGTCATTACCTTTTATCCGCATATGACCACTTTTCAGCATCCGTTATCGGAAGTCCTGAGCAAATGCTGGATCTATTTCAATCTTTATCTTGCACCCTTTCGTATGCCGGTTTTTTTCTTTATCTCCGGCTATTTGATTCGCCGCTATATCGACAGTGTGCCGTGGGGAAATTGTCTCGATAAACGGATCTGGAGCATCTTCTGGGTGCTGGCGCTGTGGGGTATCGTCCAGTGGCTGGCGCTGAGCGCACTGAATCAGTGGCTGGCACCTGAGCGCGATTACAGCAATGCCTCAAATGCTGCTTATGCCGATTCCACCGGTGAGTTCCTGCACGGGATGATCACCGCCAGCACCAGCTTGTGGTATCTGTATGCTTTAATTGTCTATTTCGTGGTGTGTAAAATTTTTAACCGCCAGGCGCTGCCATTATTCGCCCTGTTTGTACTGATGAGTGTGGCTGTTAATTTCGTTCCCACGCCGTGGTGGGGAATGAACAGTGTGATCCGCAATTTGCCTTATTACAGCCTTGGCGCTTGGTTTGGCGCAACATTAATGACCTGTGTTAAAGAAGTACCGTTGCGCCGCCATCTGCTGATGTCTTCGCTGCTGGCCGTTCTGGCGGTCAGTGCCTGGTTGTTTAACGTGTCGCTACTCCTGTCGCTGGTATCGATTGTGGTGATCATGAAGCTGTTTTATCAGTACGAGCAGCGTTTCGGTATGCGCTCCTCCAGCCTGCTGAATGTGATTGGTTCCAACACCATTGCCATCTACACCACCCATCGCATTCTGGTAGAGATATTCAGCTTGAGTCTGATTCCGCAAATGAACGCAGCACGCTGGTCGCCGCAACTCGAACTGACGCTCCTGCTGGTTTACCCCTTTGTCAGTTTGTTGATTTGTACTGTTGCTGGCTTGTTGGTACGCAAAATTTCACAACGCGCATTCAGCGATCTGTTGTTCTCCCCGCCTTCTCTGCCTGCAACCAGTTACTCTCGCTAA